Genomic DNA from Mycobacterium stomatepiae:
TCGACGGTCATGAAGTCTCCTATTTCTCCAGCAGCCGATTGGCGAACCGGGCGGCCGTTTTGCGGATCCGGTCGGAAACGTAGAACGAGAAAACCGGCGTAACGACGTCCTCGCGCAGCCGAGTTAGCTTGGAGCTCTTGATAAGCCACTGCCCGGCAAGATTTTCGTAGCTCTCGTGGTAGTGGCCGTAGCCCACCAGGTGAAGCCCGGGCCCGAACCGCACGACGTCTTGCAGCGCCCAGACCCCCCGCGCCGTCGTCGCCGACGTGAGTTCGATCTCGGGAGCATGCACCTGATGCGTGGTGGCCTGCCAACGGCGTCCGATGCTCTTGCGGGTGAACGCGACGAAGTCGTCAGCGCCGGCGATCAGCTTGCCACCCGCCTTGGAGGTGTCGCTGACAAAGTCGTCGGTAAAGAGCGCACGCCACGCGGCCCAGTCCTTGGTGTCCAGGTACCGGCAGTAGCAGGCTTTGAGCTGCTTGATGGACTCGATTGCCAGCAGCGTGGCGGCGTGGCCGTCAGCGATCACATCGTTCGCACTCTCGTCATTGCGGCTCGATTCTGGTGTACCGGTGTTTCCCGATGTCACGCCCCAGCCTGACATTCCCGCGCGAACCGCACATCGGCGGGGCGGATATCGGGCCGGGTTCGAGCGATCGCACCAGGTAAAAGCGAAATCGATGTTATTTTAAGAGCCCGTTACGGGTGCCTGGGAGGGGCGGTATGACAGAGTCGTCGACGCGCGAGTTGCTCGCCGCGCTCGTGGCCGCGTTCGGTGACGCCGAGCGCGTCACCGAATTGCTGGCGCCCAAGGCGCAGTGGTGGATCACCCCGACCGTTGGTGTGCTGGGCAGCCCGACGGTGGGTCGCGAAGCGATCCGCGCCGGCATGCGCATCATCTTCGGCCAGCTGTACGCCGACGTGCAGACGACCGTGCACCGTCTGGTCTGCGAGGACGACACGGGTGCCGCCCGCTTCACGATGCGGGCCACCGCGCTATTCGCCGGCGGGCAACCCTACGAGAACGAGTACAGCGTGTGGATTCAGGTGCAGGACGGATTGATCATCCGGGTGTGGGAGTACCTCGACGTCGCCTACGCGACAGGCCAATTCAGCTCCTGATTTCGACTCTCGGGTGTTGCGCCCTCGCATGACCACGATGATTACACTGTGATCTCAGTGTGAGGAAGTGCCGATGTCGCCGGCGTGCGACCGATGGTGAGGAGCCCGATGGCCTGGGATTTCGAAACGGATCCGGAGTTCGCCGAAAAGCTCGCGTGGATGCGCGATTTCATCGATAGCGAGGTCATCCCGCTGGAACCGATCCTCGCCGAGATCACACCCGAGCAGTGGCAGCCGGTCAAGCGCTATCTGCAGGACAAGGTCAAGGCACAGGGGTTGTGGGGACTGTTCCTCGATCCCAGCCTCGGCGGCGCGGGGCAGGGGCAGCTCAGGCTCGCGCTGATGTCGGAGATAATCGGACGCTGCATGGTGTCGATGGAGTTGTTCGGCGTCCAGGCACCCGACAGCGGGAACATGGAGTTGCTCGCGCACGGCGCGACCGACGCGCAAAAGCAGCGCTGGCTGTACCCCAACCTCAACGGGGAAATATCCAGTGCGTTCGCGCTGACCGAGCCGTTCCTGGCCGGCGCCGACCCTACCGTCATCGCCACCACCGCCGTGCTCGACGGCCAGGACTGGATCATCAACGGCCACAAGTGGTTTACCACCAATGCGTCCTGCGCCGACATCATTTTGGTGGTCGCCGAGACCGACCCAGCCGGCCGCCCGCACCGGCACGCTTCGATATTCGTGGTGCCGGCCGGAACGCCGGGGCTGGAGATCGTCCGCGACATCCCGACCATGGCCCACCCCGAACCGGAGTTCGGCAGGCGGGGCAATCACGCCGAGGTGGTGTTCACCGATTGCCGGGTGCCCGCGGATCATCTGATCGGCCCGCGCGGTGGCGGCTCTGTGCTGGCACAACAGCGACTGGGCGGCGGCCGAATCCATCACTCGATGCGCTGGCTCGGGCAGGCGCAGCGCGCCCTCGACATCATGGGTGAGCGCGCGGTGTCGCGCCGTTCGCACGGCCGACTGCTGGGCGAACATCAAATGGTGCAGGACTATATCGCGCTGTCGCACACCGAGATTCAGGCCGCAAGACTACTGACGTTCCA
This window encodes:
- a CDS encoding nuclear transport factor 2 family protein codes for the protein MTESSTRELLAALVAAFGDAERVTELLAPKAQWWITPTVGVLGSPTVGREAIRAGMRIIFGQLYADVQTTVHRLVCEDDTGAARFTMRATALFAGGQPYENEYSVWIQVQDGLIIRVWEYLDVAYATGQFSS
- a CDS encoding acyl-CoA dehydrogenase family protein, yielding MAWDFETDPEFAEKLAWMRDFIDSEVIPLEPILAEITPEQWQPVKRYLQDKVKAQGLWGLFLDPSLGGAGQGQLRLALMSEIIGRCMVSMELFGVQAPDSGNMELLAHGATDAQKQRWLYPNLNGEISSAFALTEPFLAGADPTVIATTAVLDGQDWIINGHKWFTTNASCADIILVVAETDPAGRPHRHASIFVVPAGTPGLEIVRDIPTMAHPEPEFGRRGNHAEVVFTDCRVPADHLIGPRGGGSVLAQQRLGGGRIHHSMRWLGQAQRALDIMGERAVSRRSHGRLLGEHQMVQDYIALSHTEIQAARLLTFQTAWKMDRFGAGEIRAELGMIKAHVSKVVLAVLDRTIQVCGALGYSGDLPVESWYRMTRFGSISDGPDELHKSVLARHVLKKYQPVQGWPTDHLPSRRPAAEHKWKELRKEAGVA
- a CDS encoding nuclear transport factor 2 family protein: MADGHAATLLAIESIKQLKACYCRYLDTKDWAAWRALFTDDFVSDTSKAGGKLIAGADDFVAFTRKSIGRRWQATTHQVHAPEIELTSATTARGVWALQDVVRFGPGLHLVGYGHYHESYENLAGQWLIKSSKLTRLREDVVTPVFSFYVSDRIRKTAARFANRLLEK